A single Epinephelus lanceolatus isolate andai-2023 chromosome 22, ASM4190304v1, whole genome shotgun sequence DNA region contains:
- the tsc22d4 gene encoding TSC22 domain family protein 4 isoform X1 — protein sequence MSGGKKRSGFQITSVTSDINQTLAGQSAPSVVLTVVQSAASFSCSAQGSSSQPTTPSLKRKYISHDASGQGVGSSSRFRVVRLAVGGAGGGGQGEPYHRGRWTCTDFVERHEGAVFKRVMDTMRHAHSLESLEMIGRDIDRGAVHSQDTAHLLAQPIRGKEGAGLVLHSGPPSPTHQEPINIRLLDLKEPMGAQGFEYTLPPPSPRPRIVPPPLRLDVDSAGRSVLRLSHSQPSSPPAGPYHPTLTPIQTPAAFSLDETIFSLSGDDRTCLHSEHRQLISEQREQTHSVDARLRHKEDVLIQRQRNVYRSIFPNTGRLHNRLIDPGSETGPFRALRNL from the exons atGAGCGGTGGTAAAAAGAGGAGTGGCTTCCAGATCACCAGTGTGACCTCAGACATCAACCAGACTCTGGCTGGCCAATCAGCTCCCAGTGTGGTCCTGACCGTCGTCCAATCAGCAGCCTCCTTCTCCTGCAGCGCTCAGGGAAGCTCCTCCCAGCCGACCACGCCCTCTCTGAAGAGGAAATACATCTCCCACGATGCCTCAGGGCAGGGGGTGGGGTCTTCCTCCAGGTTCAGGGTGGTGAGGCTGGCGGTGGGCGGGGCCGGCGGCGGTGGGCAGGGCGAGCCGTACCACCGCGGGCGATGGACGTGCACGGACTTTGTGGAGCGTCATGAAGGGGCAGTGTTCAAGCGGGTGATGGACACCATGAGACATGCCCACTCGCTGGAGTCCCTGGAGATGATCGGTCGGGACATAGACAGAGGTGCAGTCCACTCTCAGGACACCGCCCACCTGCTGGCTCAGCCAATCCGTGGCAAGGAGGGGGCGGGGCTTGTGCTGCACAGCGGGCCGCCTTCTCCGACACACCAAGAGCCAATCAACATCCGGCTCCTGGACCTCAAGGAGCCAATGGGAGCTCAGGGTTTTGAATACACCCTTCCACCTCCTTCGCCCCGCCCACGAATCGTCCCTCCACCTCTACGATTGGACGTCGATTCTGCAGGACGG TCTGTCCTCAGGCTGTCCCACTCTCAGCCCAGCTCCCCCCCTGCTGGACCGTACCATCCCACTCTGACCCCCATTCAaactccagcagccttcagtctggaCGAAACCATCTTCAGCCTGTCGGGGGATGACAG AACCTGTCTACACTCAGAGCACCGTCAGCTGATCTCAGAGCAGCGAGAACAGACTCATAGTGTGGACGCCAGATTAAGACATAAAGAGGACGTATTGATTCAGAGACAGCGGAACGTCTATCGGTCAATATTCCCGAACACAGGCCGTCTCCACAACAGATTGATTGACCCTGGTTCTGAAACCGGTCCTTTCAGGGCTCTTAGAAACTTATAG